The Fusobacterium necrophorum subsp. necrophorum genome has a window encoding:
- a CDS encoding ArsB/NhaD family transporter, translating to MFLILALCIFIAVFYCIITEKIPTPWATMLGGLTMSLLGIISQEKVLEAISERLEILLLLIGMMIIVLLISETGVFQWFAIKVAQLVHGEPFRLIILLAIITAACSAFLDNVTTILLMAPVSILLAKQLQLDPFPFVITEVMSANIGGLATLIGDPTQLIIGAEGHLNFNQFLMNTAPVSILSMLSLLTTTYLLYGRKMKVSNELKARIMELDSSRTLKEPSLLKLAGVIFSLVILGFILNNFINKGLAVISLSGAFYLVVLAKRKPKEILENLEWETLFFFMGLFMMIKGIEELQIMKMIGEHLITATEGNFHLAIFSITWLSAIFTSIIGNVANAATMSKIIQVMIPSFHTLGDTTIFWWALSFGSCLGGNITLLGSATNVVAVGAAAKAGCKIDFMKFMKFGSLIAVENLIIASLYLYFRY from the coding sequence ATGTTCCTAATATTAGCACTATGTATTTTCATAGCTGTTTTTTATTGTATTATTACTGAAAAAATTCCCACTCCTTGGGCAACGATGTTGGGAGGATTGACCATGAGTTTATTGGGAATTATCAGTCAAGAAAAGGTCTTGGAAGCCATCTCGGAAAGATTGGAAATTCTTCTACTTCTTATCGGAATGATGATTATTGTTCTTCTTATTTCAGAGACGGGAGTCTTTCAATGGTTTGCAATCAAAGTAGCTCAGTTGGTTCATGGAGAACCTTTCCGTTTGATAATTCTGTTAGCGATTATTACTGCCGCCTGTTCCGCCTTTTTAGATAATGTTACTACCATTTTATTGATGGCTCCTGTTTCCATTTTATTGGCAAAACAATTACAATTGGATCCCTTTCCTTTTGTAATCACGGAGGTCATGTCGGCAAATATCGGTGGTCTGGCAACTTTGATTGGAGATCCTACACAACTTATCATCGGTGCGGAGGGACACTTAAACTTCAATCAATTTTTAATGAATACCGCCCCCGTTTCCATTTTGTCCATGCTCTCCTTGTTAACGACAACTTATCTTCTCTACGGAAGAAAGATGAAAGTCAGCAACGAATTGAAAGCTCGTATTATGGAATTGGATTCTTCCAGAACTTTAAAAGAACCAAGTCTTTTAAAATTAGCCGGTGTCATTTTTTCTCTTGTCATCTTGGGATTTATTTTAAATAATTTTATCAATAAAGGCTTGGCTGTCATTTCTTTGTCCGGAGCTTTCTATTTGGTAGTTTTAGCAAAAAGAAAGCCAAAAGAAATTTTGGAAAATCTGGAATGGGAAACTCTCTTCTTTTTCATGGGATTATTTATGATGATAAAGGGGATAGAGGAATTGCAGATTATGAAGATGATTGGGGAACATCTCATCACCGCCACAGAAGGAAATTTTCACCTAGCTATTTTTTCTATTACATGGCTTTCCGCTATTTTTACTTCTATCATTGGAAACGTGGCAAATGCAGCTACGATGTCTAAGATTATTCAAGTTATGATTCCAAGTTTTCATACACTCGGAGATACTACTATTTTTTGGTGGGCCTTATCTTTCGGTTCCTGTTTAGGAGGAAACATTACTTTGCTTGGCTCCGCTACCAACGTCGTGGCGGTGGGAGCAGCAGCCAAAGCCGGATGTAAAATTGATTTTATGAAATTTATGAAGTTCGGCTCTTTGATTGCCGTTGAAAATTTAATCATTGCCAGTTTATATCTATATTTTCGATATTAG
- the secA gene encoding preprotein translocase subunit SecA, whose product MIANLLKAIFGTKNEREIKRIQKTVAKINALSDEYSSLSDEELRKKTEIFKERLQKGETLDDILVEAFATVREASTRVLGLRHYDVQLIGGIVLHEGKITEMKTGEGKTLVATAPVYLNALSGRGVHVITVNDYLATRDREMMGRVYSFLGLTSGVIVNGMYGKDRRAAYQCDITYGTNSEFGFDYLRDNMVASVGEKVQRELNYCIVDEVDSILIDEARTPLIISGASSDTIKWYQVAYQVVSLLNRSYETEKIKNIKEKKEMNIPDEKWGDYEVDEKAKNIVLTEKGVSKVEKLLKLDNLYSPENVEITHYINQALKAKELFKRDRDYLVRDTGEVVIIDEFTGRAMEGRRYSDGLHQAIEAKEDVRIAGENQTLATITLQNYFRMYQKLSGMTGTAETEATEFVHTYGLEVVVIPTNEPVIRKDHSDLVYKTKEEKLEAIIAKIEELYQKGQPVLVGTVSIQSSEELSDLIHKKGIPHNVLNAKYHAQEAEIVAQAGRKNSVTIATNMAGRGTDIMLGGNPEFLAIHELGSREAENYLEVFAKYVKQCEEERKEVLSLGGLYILGTERHESRRIDNQLRGRSGRQGDPGESQFFLSLEDDLMRLFGSDRVKAVMEKLGLPHGEPITHSMINKAIENAQTKIESRNFGIRKNLLEFDDVMNKQRTAIYASRNEALVKEDLKENILSMLHDVIYTKTFQFLQGEVKEDWDIQALAKYLAERFDYVIEDEKEYMAMNVEDYAALLYDRLASAYEEKENRIGSEVMRKIEKYILFEVVDARWREHLKALDGLREGIYLRAYGQKNPVTEYKLISSEIYEKMLETIQEEITSFLFKIVIKTEESERLEEISPKKAEKIQFIPKHPKEMTPEDKCSCGSGKKYKNCCGRVKK is encoded by the coding sequence ATGATAGCAAATCTTTTAAAAGCCATTTTTGGGACAAAAAATGAAAGAGAAATAAAAAGAATTCAAAAAACTGTAGCAAAAATCAACGCTTTAAGTGATGAATATTCTTCATTAAGTGATGAAGAATTAAGAAAAAAAACAGAAATTTTTAAAGAACGTTTACAAAAAGGAGAAACCTTAGATGACATTTTAGTAGAAGCTTTCGCAACAGTCCGAGAAGCTTCCACAAGAGTTTTAGGTTTAAGACATTACGATGTCCAATTGATTGGTGGAATTGTTCTTCATGAGGGTAAAATTACCGAAATGAAAACCGGGGAAGGAAAGACACTTGTTGCAACGGCTCCCGTGTACTTAAATGCTCTTTCCGGAAGAGGAGTCCATGTCATTACAGTCAATGATTATCTGGCAACCAGAGATAGGGAAATGATGGGAAGAGTCTATAGTTTTCTTGGCTTGACATCGGGAGTCATTGTCAATGGAATGTACGGAAAAGATAGAAGAGCCGCTTACCAATGTGATATTACCTATGGAACCAACTCTGAATTCGGCTTCGACTACCTACGAGATAACATGGTAGCGAGTGTGGGAGAAAAAGTACAACGAGAACTGAATTACTGCATCGTCGACGAAGTCGATTCCATTCTGATTGATGAAGCCAGAACTCCTCTTATTATTTCCGGAGCCAGCTCCGATACGATTAAATGGTATCAAGTGGCTTATCAAGTCGTATCTTTATTAAATCGTAGTTATGAAACAGAAAAAATTAAAAATATCAAAGAAAAAAAAGAAATGAATATCCCTGATGAAAAATGGGGAGATTACGAAGTAGATGAAAAGGCAAAAAATATTGTACTGACAGAAAAAGGAGTTAGTAAAGTTGAAAAATTATTAAAACTGGATAACTTATATTCCCCTGAAAATGTAGAAATTACACATTATATCAATCAAGCTTTAAAGGCGAAAGAATTATTCAAGCGAGATCGTGACTATTTGGTACGAGATACCGGTGAAGTCGTTATTATTGATGAATTTACAGGAAGAGCCATGGAAGGAAGACGTTATTCTGACGGATTACATCAAGCCATTGAAGCGAAAGAAGATGTTAGAATTGCCGGGGAAAACCAAACCTTGGCGACAATCACTCTACAAAACTATTTCAGAATGTATCAAAAATTATCAGGAATGACCGGAACTGCCGAAACGGAAGCCACTGAATTTGTTCATACCTACGGATTGGAAGTTGTGGTCATTCCTACCAATGAACCGGTGATTCGAAAAGATCACAGCGATTTGGTATATAAAACAAAAGAAGAAAAATTAGAAGCCATCATTGCAAAAATAGAAGAGCTGTATCAAAAAGGACAACCGGTATTAGTAGGAACCGTTTCTATCCAAAGCTCTGAGGAATTATCCGATTTGATTCATAAAAAAGGAATTCCTCATAATGTATTAAATGCAAAATACCATGCTCAAGAAGCGGAAATTGTAGCTCAAGCGGGAAGAAAAAATTCCGTAACCATAGCTACAAATATGGCGGGAAGAGGAACGGATATTATGCTGGGAGGAAATCCCGAATTTCTGGCAATTCATGAGTTGGGAAGTCGAGAAGCTGAAAATTATCTTGAAGTTTTCGCAAAATATGTAAAACAATGCGAAGAAGAAAGAAAGGAAGTCTTGTCTTTAGGAGGGCTTTATATTCTTGGAACGGAACGACACGAGTCAAGACGGATCGACAATCAATTGCGAGGACGTTCCGGAAGACAGGGAGATCCCGGAGAGTCTCAATTTTTCTTATCCTTAGAAGATGATTTGATGCGTCTGTTCGGTTCCGATCGTGTAAAAGCGGTGATGGAAAAATTAGGTCTTCCTCATGGAGAGCCTATCACTCACAGTATGATTAACAAAGCAATTGAAAATGCACAAACGAAAATCGAATCACGAAACTTCGGTATTCGTAAAAATCTGTTGGAATTCGACGATGTTATGAACAAGCAAAGAACTGCCATCTATGCAAGCAGAAATGAAGCTTTGGTAAAAGAAGATTTGAAAGAAAATATTCTATCCATGCTACATGATGTCATCTACACAAAAACTTTTCAGTTCCTACAAGGAGAAGTCAAAGAAGATTGGGATATTCAAGCTCTTGCCAAATACCTTGCAGAACGGTTTGACTATGTCATAGAAGATGAAAAAGAATATATGGCAATGAATGTGGAAGACTATGCCGCTCTTTTGTATGACCGCTTGGCTTCCGCCTATGAAGAAAAAGAAAATCGTATCGGCTCTGAAGTCATGAGAAAAATTGAAAAATACATTTTATTCGAAGTCGTAGATGCTCGTTGGAGAGAACATTTGAAGGCTTTGGACGGATTACGAGAAGGAATTTATCTAAGAGCCTACGGTCAAAAAAATCCTGTCACGGAATATAAATTAATTTCGAGTGAAATTTACGAAAAAATGTTGGAAACCATTCAGGAAGAAATTACTTCTTTCCTATTTAAAATTGTCATTAAGACGGAAGAGTCGGAAAGACTAGAAGAAATTTCTCCTAAAAAAGCGGAAAAAATTCAATTTATCCCTAAACACCCAAAAGAAATGACTCCGGAAGACAAATGTTCTTGCGGAAGTGGAAAAAAATATAAAAATTGTTGCGGAAGAGTTAAAAAATAG
- a CDS encoding pyridoxal phosphate-dependent aminotransferase, whose amino-acid sequence MKISKRAEEMGYSPIRKLIPYADEAEKRGIKVYKLNIGQPNIVTPDSFFEGLHSYKEKIVKYSDSRGIPSLLDSFVRSYSQSGIELEKEDILITQGGSEAIFFTLMAICDEGDEVLVPEPFYSNYSSFSRFAGAKVVPIATSIETGFHLPDKKEIETLITPKTRAILFSNPVNPTGTVFTEKEIRMIGELAIEHDLYIIGDEVYRQFVYDEETEFLSIMKLDHLQDRVVIVDSISKHYSACGARIGLIASKNHELMAQILKFCQARLCVSTIEQHSAANLINTMNSYFEDVKLKYKNRRDLLFSYLSRIPGVVCSKPEGAFYIIAKLPVDDSEKFAKWLLTDYSYENMTLLIAPGPGFYMSPGKGRQEVRFSFCTNVDDIENAMIVLKRALVEYQRLFLTDQKAQ is encoded by the coding sequence ATGAAAATATCAAAAAGAGCAGAAGAAATGGGATATTCCCCGATTCGTAAACTAATCCCATATGCAGATGAAGCAGAAAAACGTGGAATTAAAGTATATAAGTTAAACATCGGGCAACCGAATATTGTAACTCCGGACTCTTTTTTTGAGGGTCTGCACAGTTATAAAGAAAAAATCGTAAAATATTCCGATTCCAGAGGAATTCCCTCTTTATTGGACAGCTTTGTCAGAAGTTACTCTCAAAGTGGAATTGAACTGGAAAAAGAGGATATTTTGATTACACAGGGAGGAAGTGAAGCCATTTTTTTCACCCTAATGGCGATTTGTGATGAGGGAGATGAAGTCTTAGTACCGGAGCCTTTCTATTCCAATTACAGCAGTTTCTCAAGATTTGCCGGGGCAAAAGTAGTTCCTATCGCAACAAGTATTGAAACCGGTTTCCATCTGCCTGACAAAAAAGAAATTGAAACTCTTATCACTCCCAAGACGAGAGCCATTCTTTTTTCCAACCCGGTAAACCCGACAGGTACCGTCTTCACGGAAAAAGAAATTCGAATGATTGGAGAATTAGCAATTGAACATGATTTATACATCATCGGAGATGAAGTATATCGACAATTTGTCTATGACGAAGAAACAGAATTTTTATCTATTATGAAATTGGATCATTTGCAAGACCGTGTTGTCATCGTGGATAGCATCTCAAAACACTACAGTGCCTGTGGTGCCAGAATCGGTTTAATCGCAAGTAAAAATCATGAATTGATGGCTCAAATTTTAAAATTTTGTCAAGCCAGATTATGCGTTTCTACCATAGAACAACATTCTGCTGCAAATCTTATCAATACCATGAACAGTTATTTTGAGGACGTAAAATTAAAGTATAAGAATCGTAGAGATTTATTATTCAGCTATTTAAGCAGAATTCCCGGTGTAGTTTGTTCCAAACCAGAAGGAGCTTTTTATATCATTGCAAAACTTCCAGTAGATGACTCTGAGAAATTTGCAAAATGGTTGTTGACAGACTATTCTTACGAAAATATGACTCTTCTGATTGCCCCCGGACCCGGTTTCTATATGAGTCCCGGAAAAGGAAGACAAGAAGTGCGTTTCTCTTTCTGTACTAATGTAGATGATATTGAAAATGCCATGATCGTATTAAAAAGAGCTTTGGTGGAATATCAAAGATTATTTTTAACAGATCAGAAGGCTCAATAA
- a CDS encoding PHP domain-containing protein has translation MKVDLHLHSTASDGSFSPKQIVQLAIMKKMRAIALTDHDTIDGLLEAKCEAEKWGLEFVMGIEFSTYWKNHEVHILGYFLNLEDTRFVQAIENLKFLREERNKKIIQLLQNYDIILNMTSLQEKYPNQSIGRVHIAKEMIEQGRVKDMKEAFSKYLAQGGLAYVEKEGLTPHMAVQLLKENSAFSSLAHPKFISKDENEILQLIQELKNIGLNAIEANYAGFKSYEIRKYRSWAKTFDLLVTGGSDFHGSNRKNIEIGMQGLDYSQFNKFRR, from the coding sequence ATGAAAGTAGATTTACATCTTCACAGTACTGCCTCTGATGGAAGTTTCTCTCCAAAACAGATCGTGCAATTGGCAATAATGAAAAAAATGAGAGCAATCGCTTTGACTGACCATGACACAATAGATGGTCTCTTGGAAGCAAAATGTGAAGCAGAAAAATGGGGATTGGAGTTCGTCATGGGAATCGAATTTTCTACCTACTGGAAAAATCATGAAGTTCATATCTTAGGATATTTTCTAAACCTAGAAGATACCCGCTTTGTCCAAGCGATTGAAAATTTAAAATTCCTAAGAGAAGAGAGAAATAAAAAAATAATACAGCTTCTACAAAATTATGATATAATATTGAATATGACTTCTTTACAAGAAAAATATCCAAATCAAAGTATCGGAAGAGTTCATATTGCAAAGGAAATGATAGAACAGGGAAGGGTGAAAGATATGAAGGAAGCCTTTTCCAAATATTTAGCTCAGGGAGGCTTAGCCTATGTTGAAAAAGAGGGACTAACTCCTCATATGGCGGTGCAGCTCTTAAAAGAAAATTCCGCTTTTTCTTCCTTAGCTCATCCCAAATTCATTTCAAAAGACGAAAACGAAATTTTACAATTAATACAAGAATTAAAAAATATAGGTTTAAATGCGATTGAAGCAAATTATGCCGGCTTTAAATCCTATGAAATTCGTAAATATCGTTCTTGGGCAAAAACATTCGACTTATTGGTAACAGGAGGCTCCGATTTTCATGGAAGCAATCGAAAAAATATTGAAATCGGAATGCAAGGCTTGGATTATAGTCAATTTAATAAATTTAGGAGGTAA
- the rfaD gene encoding ADP-glyceromanno-heptose 6-epimerase: MIVVTGAAGMIGSAVVWKLNEMGIHDILLVDKLRNEDKWLNIRKRDYRDWMDRDCFLDWLFQDAEANEITAIVHMGACSATTETDGDYLMENNYGYTKALWDYCSQRNIRFIYASSAATYGAGEKGYNDEVGPEELKSLQPLNKYGYSKKRFDDWAFKQKMQPSTWAGLKFFNVYGPQEYHKGRMASMVFHSFCQYKKTGKVKLFQSHKEGYEDGGQLRDFVYLKDVVDIIYYMLTQDFSSGIYNIGTGKARSFLDLAMATIRAASGKEDIQVSDVIEFIPMPEDLRGKYQYFTQATMEKLAKTSYPLHMHSLEEGVKDYVQNYLSQEDAYL; the protein is encoded by the coding sequence ATGATTGTTGTAACGGGTGCAGCGGGAATGATTGGAAGTGCTGTCGTATGGAAGTTAAATGAAATGGGGATTCATGATATTCTGTTAGTCGATAAATTACGAAATGAAGATAAATGGCTAAATATTCGAAAAAGAGATTATCGTGATTGGATGGATCGGGACTGCTTTTTGGATTGGCTTTTTCAAGATGCGGAAGCCAATGAAATTACTGCCATTGTACATATGGGAGCTTGCTCTGCTACCACCGAAACCGATGGAGACTATTTAATGGAAAATAACTATGGATATACCAAGGCTCTTTGGGATTATTGTTCTCAAAGAAATATTCGCTTTATCTATGCTTCCTCTGCAGCAACCTATGGAGCGGGAGAAAAAGGATATAACGATGAGGTCGGTCCTGAAGAATTAAAATCTTTACAACCTTTAAATAAATACGGATATTCCAAAAAACGTTTTGATGATTGGGCATTCAAACAAAAAATGCAACCCAGTACATGGGCAGGTTTGAAATTCTTCAATGTCTACGGTCCTCAAGAATATCATAAAGGACGTATGGCCTCTATGGTATTTCACAGCTTTTGCCAATACAAAAAAACCGGAAAGGTAAAATTATTCCAATCCCATAAAGAAGGATATGAAGACGGAGGACAATTACGTGATTTTGTCTATCTGAAAGATGTTGTCGATATTATTTATTATATGCTTACCCAAGATTTTTCTTCCGGTATCTACAATATTGGAACTGGAAAAGCCAGAAGTTTTTTAGATTTAGCAATGGCAACCATAAGAGCCGCTTCCGGAAAAGAAGATATTCAGGTTTCCGATGTAATCGAATTTATCCCTATGCCGGAAGATTTAAGAGGAAAGTATCAATATTTTACGCAAGCCACGATGGAGAAACTAGCCAAAACAAGCTATCCCTTACATATGCACAGCTTAGAAGAAGGGGTCAAAGATTATGTCCAAAATTATCTAAGTCAAGAAGATGCATATTTGTAG
- the ligA gene encoding NAD-dependent DNA ligase LigA: MISKEKKEKRREELQKKLRSYSDAYYSQNESLISDYEYDMLLKELETLEAELQIADETSITQKVGSSLKNTKFKKTAHRTPMLSLSNTYQIGEVEDFILRAKKNLNITENLEMEMEIKLDGLSISVIYEQGKLQRAVTRGDGVIGEDVTENVLQIETIPQELSEKLDIEIRGEIVLPFTEFETLNQMRIAKGEEVFANPRNAASGTLRQLDPRVVKERHLAAYFYFIVNAEQYGISSQKESISFLEKLSLPTTKICEVFQNLQELEERISYWSMERENLPYETDGLVLKINHIAFWEKLGSTGKSPRWAVAYKFPAKQVTTKLLDITWQVGRTGKITPVAELEEVELSGSRVKRASLHNYDEILRKDIRIGDTVFIEKAAEIIPQVVKAVKQDRTGEEKEIKAPEHCPICHSLLEKEEGLVDLKCENKHCPGKIQGEMEYFVSRDGMNISGLGGKILEKFLELHYLEDVGDIYYLKEKKEELEQLEKMGKKSIENLLTSIEESKNASYEKVLYALGIPFVGKVAAKLLAKESKNINQLQSMTEEDLKEIEGIGDKMARSIVEFFQNERKKELIEKLRKVGLRFEETDKDTTAAKFLQGKTFLVTGTLSHYTRAELQEEIEKLGGSNLSSVSKKLDYLIVGEKAGSKLEKAKALGTVTILKEEEFLSFKEKLTK, from the coding sequence ATGATTTCAAAAGAAAAAAAAGAAAAGAGGAGAGAGGAACTCCAAAAAAAACTGCGAAGCTATAGCGATGCCTATTATAGTCAAAATGAAAGTTTAATTTCAGATTATGAATATGATATGTTATTAAAAGAATTGGAAACCTTAGAAGCGGAATTACAGATAGCGGATGAGACTTCTATCACTCAAAAAGTAGGTTCCAGTTTGAAAAATACAAAATTTAAAAAAACGGCTCATAGGACTCCCATGTTAAGTTTGTCCAATACCTATCAAATTGGGGAAGTGGAAGATTTTATTCTTCGAGCCAAAAAAAATCTGAATATCACAGAAAATTTGGAAATGGAAATGGAAATTAAACTGGACGGACTTTCGATCAGTGTCATCTATGAACAGGGAAAATTACAAAGAGCTGTAACGAGAGGAGACGGAGTGATAGGAGAAGATGTCACGGAAAATGTTCTACAAATTGAAACGATCCCTCAAGAGCTTTCTGAAAAACTGGATATTGAAATTCGAGGAGAAATTGTCCTTCCTTTTACAGAATTTGAAACACTAAATCAAATGCGTATTGCAAAGGGAGAAGAAGTATTTGCAAATCCACGAAATGCAGCCAGCGGAACTCTTCGACAATTGGATCCTCGAGTTGTAAAGGAACGACATTTGGCAGCTTATTTTTACTTTATTGTAAATGCGGAACAATATGGAATTTCCTCGCAAAAAGAAAGTATTTCATTCTTAGAGAAACTCTCTCTTCCCACTACAAAAATTTGTGAAGTTTTTCAAAATCTTCAGGAATTGGAAGAGAGAATTTCCTATTGGAGCATGGAACGAGAAAATTTACCCTATGAAACCGACGGCTTGGTTTTAAAAATCAATCATATTGCCTTTTGGGAAAAATTAGGAAGTACGGGAAAAAGTCCTCGTTGGGCGGTTGCCTATAAATTTCCTGCCAAACAGGTAACGACAAAATTATTGGATATTACTTGGCAGGTGGGCAGAACAGGAAAAATTACCCCTGTAGCGGAACTGGAAGAAGTAGAATTGTCCGGAAGTCGTGTCAAAAGAGCCAGCCTTCATAATTATGATGAAATTCTGAGAAAAGATATTCGAATCGGAGATACTGTTTTTATAGAAAAAGCGGCTGAAATTATTCCACAGGTTGTTAAAGCGGTAAAACAAGATAGAACCGGAGAAGAAAAAGAAATTAAGGCTCCTGAACATTGTCCGATTTGTCATTCTCTTTTAGAGAAGGAAGAGGGGCTTGTAGATTTAAAATGTGAAAACAAACACTGTCCGGGAAAAATTCAAGGAGAAATGGAATATTTTGTTTCCAGAGACGGAATGAATATTTCCGGTTTGGGTGGAAAAATTTTAGAGAAATTTTTGGAGTTGCACTATTTAGAAGATGTGGGAGATATTTACTATTTAAAAGAGAAAAAAGAAGAATTGGAACAGTTGGAAAAAATGGGAAAAAAGAGTATTGAAAACCTTTTGACCTCCATTGAAGAGAGTAAAAACGCCAGCTATGAAAAAGTTCTCTATGCTTTAGGGATTCCTTTTGTCGGAAAAGTTGCTGCAAAACTGTTGGCAAAAGAAAGTAAAAATATCAATCAGCTTCAATCCATGACAGAAGAAGACTTAAAAGAAATAGAGGGAATCGGCGATAAAATGGCTCGCTCCATTGTAGAGTTCTTTCAAAACGAAAGGAAGAAGGAATTAATTGAAAAACTGAGAAAGGTCGGTCTTCGTTTTGAAGAAACAGACAAAGATACAACAGCAGCAAAATTTCTACAAGGAAAAACTTTTCTAGTAACAGGAACTCTTTCTCATTACACGAGAGCGGAATTACAGGAAGAAATTGAAAAACTGGGGGGAAGTAATCTAAGCTCCGTCAGTAAAAAACTTGACTATCTTATTGTGGGAGAGAAGGCGGGAAGCAAATTGGAAAAGGCAAAGGCACTGGGTACGGTGACAATCTTAAAGGAGGAAGAGTTCTTATCCTTTAAGGAAAAGTTGACGAAATAA
- a CDS encoding undecaprenyl-diphosphate phosphatase: MNPFFIIIILAVVEGLTEFLPVSSTGHMILAEFFLGKNSFRQEFMNHFLIIVQLGAILAVVFFSWKKLNPFSRSKEEFRKKFQLWAKIIVGVFPAAVIGLLFDDYIEQHFMNNIYIVIFTLIFYGVLLMGIEHHHKKTAMKVRYGNFRKLRYRTALFIGCFQCLAMIPGTSRSGATIIGALLLGVSRPLATEFSFYLAIPTMFGASLLKLLKGGIVYTKQEWYYLGIGTSIAFLVAYIVISWFMNYIQKRDFSLFGWYRILLGIIVLVIYLLG, encoded by the coding sequence ATGAATCCATTTTTCATTATTATTATCTTAGCTGTTGTCGAAGGATTGACAGAATTTTTACCGGTAAGTAGCACAGGACATATGATTTTAGCAGAATTCTTCTTAGGAAAAAACAGCTTTCGTCAAGAATTTATGAATCATTTTTTAATTATTGTTCAATTGGGTGCCATTTTGGCAGTTGTGTTTTTTTCTTGGAAAAAACTGAATCCTTTCAGCAGATCCAAAGAAGAATTTCGAAAAAAATTTCAATTGTGGGCCAAAATTATTGTTGGAGTTTTTCCAGCTGCGGTAATCGGTCTTCTCTTTGATGACTATATCGAACAACATTTCATGAATAATATTTATATCGTCATTTTTACTTTAATTTTCTATGGGGTTTTGCTCATGGGAATTGAGCATCATCACAAAAAAACAGCTATGAAAGTTCGTTATGGAAATTTCCGAAAATTACGTTACCGTACCGCTCTCTTCATTGGATGTTTTCAATGTCTGGCTATGATTCCCGGAACTTCCCGTTCCGGAGCTACGATTATCGGAGCTCTGCTATTAGGAGTTTCCAGACCTCTAGCAACGGAATTTTCTTTTTATCTGGCGATTCCTACTATGTTCGGAGCAAGCCTATTAAAACTTTTAAAGGGAGGCATTGTTTACACAAAACAAGAATGGTACTACTTAGGAATAGGAACTTCCATTGCCTTTCTGGTAGCATATATTGTCATCAGTTGGTTTATGAACTACATTCAAAAAAGAGATTTTTCTTTATTTGGTTGGTACCGAATTTTACTGGGTATTATTGTTTTAGTGATTTATTTATTGGGGTAA
- the mnmA gene encoding tRNA 2-thiouridine(34) synthase MnmA translates to MKEKVILGMSGGVDSAVAAYLLQKEGYEVIAVHFSVHNTEATQKELQDCQKIADKFSLTLYSYSLEKEFQEKIISYYLTETGKGKTPSPCPLCDDSIKFHLLFQEAEKRKANYVATGHYASVSRNNICNTILLEVKHHIHKDQCYMLYRLSPKKLNKILFPLASLEKAEVRELARDIGLFVSEKKDSQGICFAPEGYQNFLKKHLANKIQKGNFIDEKGNILGQHFGYPLYTLGQRRGLGIKTKEICFITKIDPGKNEITLGNFESLMKDKVQLEDTVLHLPFERLKDMELLARPRFSSTGFFGKLKEEEGELTFHYFEKNAHNTPGQHLVLFYKNYVVGGGIIR, encoded by the coding sequence ATGAAAGAAAAAGTAATTTTAGGGATGAGCGGCGGAGTGGATTCCGCTGTCGCCGCTTATCTTTTGCAAAAAGAAGGATATGAAGTCATTGCAGTTCATTTTTCCGTCCATAACACAGAAGCTACACAAAAAGAGTTGCAAGATTGTCAAAAAATTGCAGACAAATTCTCCCTAACTCTCTATTCGTATTCTTTAGAAAAAGAATTTCAAGAGAAAATTATCTCCTATTATTTGACAGAAACGGGAAAGGGAAAAACACCTTCTCCTTGCCCTCTCTGCGATGATAGCATAAAATTCCATTTACTTTTTCAAGAAGCGGAAAAACGGAAAGCAAACTATGTTGCTACAGGGCACTATGCGAGTGTCTCCCGAAACAATATTTGTAATACCATTCTATTGGAAGTGAAACACCACATCCATAAAGATCAATGTTATATGTTATATCGACTTAGCCCGAAAAAACTAAACAAAATCTTATTTCCTTTAGCTTCTCTTGAAAAAGCGGAAGTAAGAGAATTGGCTAGAGATATTGGTTTATTTGTTTCTGAAAAAAAGGACAGTCAAGGAATTTGTTTTGCTCCGGAAGGATATCAAAATTTTTTAAAAAAACATTTAGCTAATAAAATACAAAAGGGAAATTTTATAGATGAAAAGGGAAATATTCTGGGACAACATTTTGGATACCCTCTCTATACCTTAGGACAGAGACGAGGGTTGGGGATCAAAACAAAAGAAATTTGTTTCATTACCAAAATTGATCCCGGAAAAAATGAAATTACCCTGGGCAACTTTGAATCTTTAATGAAAGACAAAGTGCAACTGGAAGATACTGTCCTACATCTCCCCTTTGAGAGATTAAAAGACATGGAACTCTTAGCCAGACCGAGATTTTCCAGTACGGGCTTTTTCGGAAAACTGAAAGAAGAAGAGGGAGAACTTACTTTTCATTATTTTGAAAAGAATGCTCACAATACTCCCGGACAACATCTGGTTCTATTTTATAAAAATTATGTGGTAGGAGGAGGAATCATTCGATGA